In Kutzneria kofuensis, the DNA window ATCGCCTGGGGCGCTCTGCCGTCCCTGCGCGGGCGGCCCGTCGTCGTCGCCCCTTCCGCCACGGCTTGGCTCGCCGCCTCCGCCGACCAGCAGCTTCCCGGCACCGGTCGCAGCGTCCTGGTCGGCGGGCCCGACCTGCCCGCGGCCGTCGGTGAGGTCGCCCAGCTCACCCGCTACCTGCCCAGCGCCCAGGTCCTCGACGGCCCCCGTGCCACCGTCGAGGCCGTGCTGGAGGCCCTGGACGGCGCCCAGCTCGCCCACATCGCCGCCCATGGCATGCACGAGCCCGGCAACGCCCTCTTCTCGCGGCTGGATCTTGTCGACGGCGGCCTCTTCGCCCACGAGACCGCCCGCCTGCAGCGGCCGCCCGAGCAGGTCGTCCTCGCCGCCTGCGAGCTGGCCCTCTCCCGCATCCGCCCCGGCGACGAGGCCCTCGGTTTCGCCGGCGCGTTGTTGGCGACCGGCGTCCGCACTGTCACCGCCGCGGTGTCCCGGGTCGGCGACCACACCGCCGCCGACAGCATGGCCTTCTATCACCGGCGGGTCGCCGAGGGCGCCCGCCCCGCGGTGGCCCTGGCCGACGCCACCGCCGCCGACCCCCTGCGGCGCCCCTTCATCTGCCTCGGCGCCAGCAACTAACCCCGGCGAGTCCCGCCCACAGTCACACCGAATCCGTGAAACCGATTCATACATTCGGTGTGACGCTGAGCGGGACTCGCGGGGGTCGGGGTAAGCAAAAGCCCGGCTCCGCGGGTGCGGAGCCGGGCTTTCTGCCTTGCCTGTAGCGCAGAACCTCTAGATCAGAAGTCCATGCCGCCGGCGTCCGGGGCGCCGGCCGGGGCCGGGTTCTTCTCCGGCTTGTCGGCGACGACGGCCTCGGTGGTGAGGAACAGCGCGGCGATCGACGCGGCGTTCTGCAGCGCCGAGCGGGTGACCTTGGCCGGGTCGATGATGCCCGCGGCCACCAGGTCCTTGTACTCGCCGGTCGCGGCGTCGAGGCCCTCGCCGGCCTTGAGGCCCTTGACCTTCTCCACCACGACGCCGCCCTCGAGGCCGGCGTTGACGGCGATCTGCTTCAGGGGCGCCTCGACGGCGACCTTGACGATGTTCGCACCGGTGGCCTCGTCACCCGACAGGGTGAGGCCGGCGAACGCGGTCTCGGCGGCCTGCAGCAGGGCCACGCCACCACCGGCGACGATGCCCTCCTCGACGGCGGCCTTGGCGTTGCGCACCGCGTCCTCGATGCGGTGCTTGCGCTCCTTGAGCTCCACCTCGGTGGCGGCGCCGGCCTTGATCACCGCGACACCGCCGGCCAGCTTGGCCAGGCGCTCCTGCAGCTTCTCGCGGTCGTAGTCCGAGTCGGACTTCTCGATCTCGGCGCGGATCTGCTTCACGCGGCCCTGGATCTGCTCGGCGTCGCCGGCGCCCTCGACGATCGTGGTCTCGTCCTTGGTCACCACGACCTTGCGCGCCTTGCCCAGCAGGGTCAGGTCGGCGTTCTCCAGCTTCAGGCCCACGTCCTCGGAGATGACCTGGCCACCGGTCAGGGTGGCGATGTCCTGGAGGATGGCCTTGCGGCGGTCGCCGAAGCCCGGGGCCTTGACGGCGACGGACTTGAAGGTGCCGCGGATCTTGTTGACCACCAGGGTCGCCAGGGCCTCGCCCTCGACGTCCTCGGAGATGATCAGCAGCGGCTTGCCGGCCTGGATGACCTTCTCCAGCAGCGGCAGCAGGTCCTTGACGGAGCTGATCTTGGAGCCGAACAGCAGGATGTACGGGTCCTCGAGGACCGCTTCCTGGCGCTCGGCGTCGGTCACGAAGTAACCGGAGATGTAGCCCTTGTCGAAGCGCATGCCCTCGGTGAGCTCCAGTTCGAGCCCGAGGGTGTTGCTCTCCTCGACGGTGATGACACCTTCCTTGCCGACCTTGTCCATCGCCTCGGCGATCAGCTCGCCGATGGTGGAGTCGGCGGCGGAGATGGACGCGGTGGCAGCGATCTGCTCCTTCGTCTCGATCTCCTTGGCGGTCTTCAGCAGCTGCTCGGCAACCGCCTCGACGGCCTTCTCGATGCCCCGCTTGAGGCCCAGCGGGTTCGCGCCGGCCGCGACGTTGCGCAGGCCCTCGCGCACCAGCGCCTGGGCCAGCACGGTGGCGGTGGTGGTGCCGTCACCAGCGACGTCGTCGGTCTTCTTGGCGACCTCCTTGACGAGCTCGGCCCCGATCTTCTCCCACGGGTCCTCGAGCTCGATCTCCTTGGCGATGGAGACACCATCGTTGGTGATGGTGGGGGCGCCCCACTTCTTCTCCAGCACGACGTTGCGACCCTTGGGGCCGAGCGTCACCTTGACGGCGTCTGCGAGGGTGTTCATCCCGCGCTCGAGACCGCGGCGGGCGTCCTCGTCGAACGCGATCATCTTGGCCATTGCGGTGTGGTCCTCCGGATTATGGATGACACGGTGCTCGGCCAGGCTCGGTGCCCGCGACGGACGACCCTCCGGGATCTCCCGGACGGCCTCACCGTCCCGACCTAACGTGTTGGCACTCGTAGTGCCCGAGTGCTAGTTCGTGTTTAGCACTCGGGGCGGCCGAGTGCAAGCAAGCGGCACTCAGGCGGTCAGCCACACGATGAACACGACGAGAATGACGAGCAACGCGGTGCCGGCCAGGACGGGCACGGCCCAGCGGGCGGCGCCGCCGTCCTCGCGGAAGGCGGTGTTGTTGATCGGCGTCGGCGGGCGCAGCCGGACCGGCTGGTCGCCGGCCTGGGGATAGCCGTACTGCGGCTGCGCCGGCTGCTGGTACGGCCGCGGCTGCGGCTGGCTGGGGAACGGCTGCGACGACGGTCCCTGGGCGGTCTGGGCGGCGGCCTGCACGGGAACCGGCCCGCTGGCGGGCTCGGTCCGCACGGTCGGTTGCTGCGTCACGGGCGTCGGCGCGGGCACGCCCGGCTGCGCGACGGTGACCAGCGCCGAGCGGGCGGCGGCGACCAGCTCGCGGCAGTTGGCGTAGCGCTGCTTGGGATCCTTGGCCATGCCCTTGCGGATCACGTCGTCGATGCCGGCCGGCAGGTTCACCAGCTTGGTCACCGACGGCGGCTGGCTGCCCAGGTGGCCCTGGATCACCTCGGACACGCTGCCCTGATAGGGCGGGCGGCCGGTGAGGCACGCGAACAGCACACAGGCCAGGGAGTACAGGTCGGTACGGCCGTCGACGGGCTCGCCGCGCAGGTGCTCGGGCGCCGCGTACGTGGGCGAGCCGAGGAAGTCGCCGCCGCGGGTGCGGTGGCCGGTGGCGCCGCGCCGGGTCAGGCCGAAGTCGGCGAGGTAGACGTGCTCGCCCGCGGACTCGCGGCTCGTCACGAGCATGTTGGCCGGCTTGACGTCCAGGTGCACGAGGCCGCGCCCGGCCAGCATGTCCAGCGCCTCGCCGGCCTGGCTGACCAGGATCAGGGCGCGCGAGGGCGGCAGCGGGCCGTCCTTGATCAGGCTGGCCAGGTCGGACCCGTCCACCAGCCGCATGGCGATGTAGAGCAGGCCGTCCAGCTCACCGAAGTCGTACAGCGGCACGACATTGGAGTGGTCGATGGCCGCGGTGTTGCGCGCCTCGTCGACGAAGCGCTCCCGGAACTCCGGGTCCTCGGTCAGGTGTTCGGAGATGACCTTCAGCGCGACCTTGCGGCCCAGCCTCATGTCCGTCGCCCGGTACATGACGCTCATGCCGCCGCGGCCGAGCACCGCGTCGATGCGGTAGTGGCCCAGGCGCTTCCCGGTCAAGTCGTCCGACACGAGGTCAGCCTAACGTCCGCGAGTTTTGCCTCGCGGCCGGTTGGTGGGAAAACGGCGGCGGCCGCGCGGGCCGCCGCCGTCACTGGTGACTCGTTCAGACCTTGCGGACGTCCGCGGCCTGGCTGCGGCCATCGCGGCCGGCCTGGACCTCGAACTCAACCCGGTCGCCCTCGGCCAGTGCCCTGAATCCGTCCATCTGAATCGCCGAGTAGTGGACGAACACGTCCTGACCACTGTCCTGAGCGATGAAGCCGTAGCCCTTTTCCGAGTTGAACCACTTGACCGTGCCGACTGCCACGGCGTCCTCCTTGAGATGTGGCGCGCGGCGCTGTGGGCGCCGAATGGATCTCACGTCAACGTTAGCGGCCACAGGGCGTCACGCCATCTGCTTGTTGGGTGCTCTTGTTGCGACAGGTTCGTTGCCGCACAGCAATTTCTGATGACTCGAACGGCGGTACCGCCGACAGCGGCGGGCATGCGGGAGGATGGGGTCCGTGTCCACTTCAGCTACCCGGTTGGCGAGCGTCGACGAGCACCTTTCGACTGTGTTGGGGCTGGTCGGCAATACGCCGGTCGAACGCATTCCCGTCGCGGACTGCCTCGGTTTGGCCATCGCCGAGGACCTCCGCTCCCCGGTTGCCCTGCCGCCGTTCGACAATTCGGCGATGGACGGTTACGCCGTTCGGGCGCGAGACATCAGGGACGCCCCCGTCGAACTCCCCGTAACCGACGACATCCCCGCCGGAAAAACGGAACTGACCGACCTGGCGCCCGGAACGGCGCAGCGGATCATGACCGGCGCCCCGGTTCCGCCCGGCGCGGACGCCGTCGTCCAGGTCGAGCTCACCGACGGCGGCGTCG includes these proteins:
- the groL gene encoding chaperonin GroEL (60 kDa chaperone family; promotes refolding of misfolded polypeptides especially under stressful conditions; forms two stacked rings of heptamers to form a barrel-shaped 14mer; ends can be capped by GroES; misfolded proteins enter the barrel where they are refolded when GroES binds), whose amino-acid sequence is MAKMIAFDEDARRGLERGMNTLADAVKVTLGPKGRNVVLEKKWGAPTITNDGVSIAKEIELEDPWEKIGAELVKEVAKKTDDVAGDGTTTATVLAQALVREGLRNVAAGANPLGLKRGIEKAVEAVAEQLLKTAKEIETKEQIAATASISAADSTIGELIAEAMDKVGKEGVITVEESNTLGLELELTEGMRFDKGYISGYFVTDAERQEAVLEDPYILLFGSKISSVKDLLPLLEKVIQAGKPLLIISEDVEGEALATLVVNKIRGTFKSVAVKAPGFGDRRKAILQDIATLTGGQVISEDVGLKLENADLTLLGKARKVVVTKDETTIVEGAGDAEQIQGRVKQIRAEIEKSDSDYDREKLQERLAKLAGGVAVIKAGAATEVELKERKHRIEDAVRNAKAAVEEGIVAGGGVALLQAAETAFAGLTLSGDEATGANIVKVAVEAPLKQIAVNAGLEGGVVVEKVKGLKAGEGLDAATGEYKDLVAAGIIDPAKVTRSALQNAASIAALFLTTEAVVADKPEKNPAPAGAPDAGGMDF
- a CDS encoding serine/threonine-protein kinase produces the protein MSDDLTGKRLGHYRIDAVLGRGGMSVMYRATDMRLGRKVALKVISEHLTEDPEFRERFVDEARNTAAIDHSNVVPLYDFGELDGLLYIAMRLVDGSDLASLIKDGPLPPSRALILVSQAGEALDMLAGRGLVHLDVKPANMLVTSRESAGEHVYLADFGLTRRGATGHRTRGGDFLGSPTYAAPEHLRGEPVDGRTDLYSLACVLFACLTGRPPYQGSVSEVIQGHLGSQPPSVTKLVNLPAGIDDVIRKGMAKDPKQRYANCRELVAAARSALVTVAQPGVPAPTPVTQQPTVRTEPASGPVPVQAAAQTAQGPSSQPFPSQPQPRPYQQPAQPQYGYPQAGDQPVRLRPPTPINNTAFREDGGAARWAVPVLAGTALLVILVVFIVWLTA
- a CDS encoding cold-shock protein, coding for MAVGTVKWFNSEKGYGFIAQDSGQDVFVHYSAIQMDGFRALAEGDRVEFEVQAGRDGRSQAADVRKV